The Glycine max cultivar Williams 82 chromosome 17, Glycine_max_v4.0, whole genome shotgun sequence genome contains the following window.
aTAACATCAGCTCGGTGCAACTTCTCACCATATGGCCAAGATTTTATGGGAGGGATCCCTACTGGCCGATTTTGCAATGGAAAGGTTCCATCAGACATTCTAGGTTTGCTTTTGCTTCTTGcttcttaattaattacttcTGAGACAGATAATACGTATTTGCACTAAATTAGCTTCGAGGACATTTCTAAGTTGAATcatttttatcaatattaattatgtaatgtttaaaaagtcatttttactgaattatattaattttttaaaataaatgatagaatttaaattgaacaaaatttaattatataaaatcttaTCTATTAAGTAtaacaattcaaattaatttatgatttagaCTTGTTAAGTTGTTTATACTGATTAAGTAATAATACATCAGATGAGATTCTTTATGTGTTGAgttattccttcttttttttcattgcaTGTATTGCGTGTCATGagctcaatattttatttactccTCTCTtagcaaaaactaaaaaacattgatcgaataatcaaattaatttaaaattgggATTGATCTATATTAGATGACATTTGAATTAGAGCcactaaatgataaaataagaaaggagaAACTTAACAAATTGAATCACTTATGTTGAATCAAaagaatatacaaaaaatatgctaataatttatttgtttgtgattTTTATCATTGCTTTATCTTTAGATGATGTATGATATTGGgatctttcatttttataattaaatcccTTTCTTAGGAACGACATTCTTAGGTAAAgggtttctgtaaaaaaaattataaatacatttttgtgATCAATTACcatgaaaattttcaataacttaataattaattctcacaacaaaaaattatttcacctataaagatgagaaaatttcattctcatttattaatatatgacttaaatatattttttataattggtaaatttttaaattttgtttttgattcctaatattttttttttaactttttttatttttaataatttttttgttttatgtttgttCCTGTATATTTTTAGACAACActttaaaaagtgaaaaaaatggaTTTAGATAGcactttataaataataaaaaataaataatttattaggaatcaaaaaataaaaaatcattagcaacaaaaaaattcaaaaaattatcagcaacgaaaaacataatttaaccttaataaattaaatttcttagaaatcatatatgttatttttttaatcttctatTAAATATGAGAAACTTTTAACCTTTCTCGGAAATATTAATACTTTAGGATCGTGATCCCTATctgtaatttaaatatgttaatgtgtaaaactgtaaatttaattactttctagttgatttttatattttgtgacGTTAAATGAGTgcatatttacttattttattttagaaaaataagcaCTTTTTTACTACTAGCTTATAATTAAGAGAACTTTTTGTTCTTTCTAAAAAAGGctattatttatctaaatttaaacgttgatgagttttttttaatccgTAAATGTGGATGAGTTGCTTCAACTTGATTTGTGCAAGGGgattaagtttaaaattttttaatagataaGGTTTAGCTTGTATTCGTGGGTGCATCAatatcattttgattttaatttatttgtatttatgtaTAGGTATAGAGAAAATAGGTATATATAATTGATGCACTTTGAAATTTGTATTTGTTAAACTTTCATTAGGGTATGTATGTCGGATGAACAATTGCCGtgattttaacatattttttttcataaataaagtcatcacttaGCTAAAgtcttatatttttctaaaattagttTCGTTCTGTTCTTTAATTGGATCAGTTGAAGAATTAGGCATAAAAGAGTTTCTACCCGCATACTTGGATCCAAATCTGCAGCTTAGTGAATTAGCCACCGGTGTGTGCTTTGCATCGGGTGGTTCCGGATACGATCCTTTGACATCACAAACCGCGGTACACAATCAATTTTCTCTCCCTAATTAAAGTTtgtgaaattaataattttaactctgCACGTTACTGCTATTTATAACAGACAGCTATACCATTATCCGGTCAACTAGACATGTTCAAAGAATACATAGTGAAGCTAAAAGGACACGTTGGAGAGGACAGAACAAACTTTATCCTAGCCAACGCTCTTTTCTTTGTCGTTTTAGGCAGCAATGACATTTCCAACACATACTTTTTGAGCCATCTCAGAGAACTGCAGTATGATGTTCCCACTTACTCTGATTTCATGCTTAACTTAGCTTCTAATTTCTTCAAGGTATGCATTAAGTTTCATAATTTCTTCAATTGTACTACTATTTATGACTTTAATTTCAATGAACAGTCAGCATTatgttattataaataatgttaatGAATGTCCTTCCAATATTGATTAAGAATAAGAAATGTTAACCAGTtactttatttatgatttttttaagttttctaaccataaatattttttattttaattttgtaactatagtatcaatcaaattaaaaactgtTATTCTATTGGTATGACTTTTACCATGCATAGTCATAATTGATGTTGTAATTTAACTACAATGGAAATACTCTCTGCTTTCATATGATCACTAAACATATCAATCAATTCACGTATTTTTCATAGTGcttattgttatttaatcatatgaaaattaatgtattatgtattaattttttcttccctctcaataaaattgaaaggaaatatATCAACTAGGTGCGCGGAGGATTGCAGTACTCAGTGCACCGCCAGTTGGGTGTGTACCGTTTCACAGAACATTGAGTGGTGGAATAGCAAGGAAATGTGTACAAAAGTACAACAATGCAGTGGTGTTATTTAACGACAAATTGTTGAAGGAGATAAATTCCCTTAATCAGAACCTTCCAAACAGCAGGATTGTTTACTTAGATGTGTACAACCCTTTGCTTGATATCATTGTAAACCACCAAAAATATGGTAAttacattacatatatatttcacTTTATCTTTTGATAGAAATTACCATTGATGAGCTTTTGTTTAGAAATGGTTAGTGAAAAAAGTAGCTAGGTAAAACTTTCGTTGTTTACAACCCTTTTGTTATGTATCACTTTAATTATAacaatctaaaataaattaatggttttaattaacttttgcaAAATGTTTCCTTGTCCTACTGCAGGTTACAAAGTCGGGGACAGAGGGTGTTGTGGCACAGGCAATCTAGAGGTTGCATTGACATGCAACCATTTGGATGCCACATGTTCTAACGTTTTGGATTATGTGTTTTGGGATGGTTTTCACCCTAGTGAAAGCGTTTACAAAAAGCTTGTGCCCGCTGTTCTacagaaatatatataccaGTTTGCCTGAGCAATTTATCTATTTCCTTTTTACAGAAATCTACCTCTGATTTTTTATGTAAGTTCGGGCTTCATTAATTCTCAGCCACGTTGCTACCAAATAATTAGTTAGCTATATATGAAAGCTAAATATTCATGCATACAATTTCTAGAGGATTGTGGCTTTTTCAGACAATTGTAGCAGAAAGAAGTGCCTTTTAGATGCATTTTCTTTGAAGGTGTATCTCAAACTGATCGAATTCCTTCACTAGCAAATCTGGCCAGGAGAGGGATCATTCACCCTTTGGAATATTCCGATCGTCCAACATgcaacattttatatattttgagtgCATAGCTTGCTCAAATGTATGGAAGCTAAATTGGATTGCCATTTTCTCAGCTTTGCGTAATGATTACAAGGTCCATTATCTTCAATTTCTCGCTTATTACCTAGTTGTTGTTCAGTCTTGACTCAGtagtatgaaataaaattattttgtaatgaaAAAAGATCCGAGATAGAGGAAATAGTTGATTCATGTTTATGATATGCTatcttgcttttaaatttgatgtggtattttttattcaatcataTTTTAAGGGGTCATGTAAATTTGATTCGAGTTTATGATTTGGTGGTATCTTGCATATGCTGCGGATTGACATTTAGtgcaaatgttttgtgcttCTAGTTGTCACATGATTCTGTTATGGTGGCATATATTTAAAGTGGGTCTCTTTGTATTTGTCTTGTTTAATTTTGCGGACCATACTTGTCCAGGTTGTCATTTTCTAATGCACGAGGAATGTTTTGGCTGAATTTGGATATAGGGAcagatttatattttaaattgatggAGTTATTAGACTAGTTTTACTCTTTTGACAACGATAGAGTTTGAGTATCcgtttaattatgaattatgagtgtgtgtgtgtgtgtgtgggggggggggggggggggggggttggatTTACGTTATGTTGAACTCAACTTAGTTCCAAAGGTAActaatgttttaattaaaaatcattctgTACATGTGAACAGAGATATTAATTAATAGGAGCTGGATGGTTGACTCCAAAGCTTCCCCCTTGTGATATTTCAAGGGAAAAAGCAATGTGTATCAAAATTTGGTCTGAGTTTTTAACTTGGACATGATTTTTACTGGTCAATGATTTTTACTGGTCAATTTTACCCTTAGAGAAACCATATATACAGTAGTATATTCTTCACTCATCAACCCTAATTGTTTCCTCGACAATTTGGGATGAACCAATGTTTCCAACTCCTGTGTTGAAGAAATTGAAGCAATTCATTTGTGGATGCTGCAATCAATAAAGTGGAAAATATTATAACAGCATTCTAGATTGATTAATACTAAAGAATTAATTGATATAGAAAACTGATCTAGAATGTTGATAGTGatattgaaaaaatatcatCTTCTTGTACACGTACATCACAATGATTTTCTAGAAATTGATGTACGTTACCAATATAAAAAAGCATTTTCTTTTGTATAGTAGAGAATATTTAAACAATAGTTAAATCAAACGGCTATTTATCGGttgaaaataatgttataaGAAATTTCATTACAATAATTtcacatttctatttttttttaaaaaggaagtaaaattttgataaaaaaaatataacacttttaacaattataaaatgccttattttaaaagtttgctTATGGTGTCCCTAGCTATAATGgtacagaaaataaaagataagattaaaagttcTTAAATAGACCGTGTTTTGAATATATATCTAAATTATCATAAGAGATGAAATGGGTTTTGCACTATCGGTATATCAGAGCCCGATTGAAATAAGGTGTACGAGGATCTGAATTTCCTTGTCAACCAGCTGGTGACGCAatctctatcatttttcatatatttataagTTTAATCAAATATCAAATTCTTATAGATAAAATTTTGGTATATATTAAGTGTATTAGGTGGCGTTATTAACTAGTAGTTAGCAGAACATCATCCCCAACTTGTACGGACGAGTCCAATTATGATGACATGATAATAATCATGTGATACAATAGCAGATGGATATCAGTAGCAGTTGCAGAGTgcttatataattaattgagtTCCCATGCATTAATGGAGTAATAACGAAGGCCACGCGGATTACTGGAGGAAAGTGTAACAACTACTACTCCAGTCTCCAGCATTCGTTGTTGCACCAGCTGTTTATTGATGTTTCAAATATGATCATGTGATTAAGTTTTATGGAGTATGTACATTTATAAAACTTGTACTGCGAGATTTGTCGGCAAATTTAATCTATATAAggcttttattataataataaaaagggaaaaaaattatataaggctattattattattattatacatggAAGGagtcaaaagggaaaaaattatagaaatgtTTTATAATTGCAAAATACCATTTTCAGTgcactcataattttttaaaaagaacttTTTATTTGCAATGCATGCACGCACAGCCAAGTcttgaacaaaaaataatgagaacACGCGATAGTAAAGTTCtggttaaatataatattattttctgcttcaaaactttgttatttaaaggaataataaaaaatattaaatgatagtattaatcttaagaaaatataaCTAGAGTTAATTAAAttaccttttcttaaaagcataaAACTTTTCACTTCCTTAAAATTTCCTTGTTTTATTTAAGGGAGATACTATTTAAGATATTAGAATAAGATTggaaaacataattattttttttctaaaatagcaatttaattgatatatatatatatatatatatatatatatatatatatatatatatatatggaaatcAAAAGGTATTCTGAAATGAggacaattagttttttaaaatcaaatttaatatgaGATCTAAACATGATGTACGTACTATGTAGAGGAgatatttcattttcaaaaactaattaacTTCTCCAAGCgcacaatattttaattttctgctTTTATGTTGATACAAGGTGGTTGGCACTTGCAGAGCGAGTTATGGCAAAAGAGGGGGGAAACAGTCACCACATGGTCTGCATTATTTGCGGTTCGATTTTGAACCACCggctattatttttatgttattaataagaaaaaaaactatatatataattcgaAATTTATTAAAGGAGCCTAATCCATTTTACTACTGTTACCTTATTATATCCCATTTTTGTTCTGATTTTGTCATCTCAGCCATATTGAACGTGATAGGTAAAGTGTGGTTACCATGCATGTTTACCATCTAATAATTTCTCGGTTATCAGAGACACTTTCTTTAATTAGCGCATCATCAGCTTAGGCTTGGCCCACCTACTTCCGTgtagtatcaattaattttctatttgttttcaCGAGAATATGCACAACTCCAGTAACTCACCTTAATTTGTTCACCCTTTGGTTTTTCTTTGGTGATGCATGAGTCACTTAATGCAAGGGTTAGTTAAGGACAGATCGATCCAATTAAGAGGGAGCACGTGTCTCTCTCCCATATCCCTCTTCGATtcgttttaataaataataacttttgtCATTTATTGACAAATACGTCTCTCAAATATGCAAATACACAAAATTTAGTTTCTCAAAATGTACAAACTGCAATAAATATATCCTACCGTTAACTTTCGTCCGTCACCATTAATAAAGTAATTTACGTGGCACGGATGAataaatttgtcactgaaatgttTTTTTGACTTGTTGTCTTCTCACTCCGCTTGACAAATggatatatttgtcataatatttttttgacttgttGTCTTCTCACTCCGCTTGACAAATGTGTCCgtgaaatatgaaaatataaaatttagtcctcaaaagtataaaaagtcgGACAAATATATCCGGACATTAATAATAGAacgtgactaattattattattattattattattattattattattgttccttttcatttaatacttatgcaatatattttttaaattgccttttaatatatatatttttattattttgattttcttttcaaaccttaatctttgctattaaaatttttttatcttatatcttataaattttttcaaactttaacttaattttttacttttaatctttaaaattatttcatatctcaatttcaaattaaatacccttatatttagaataaaaataatatgtcagAGTTTGTTGAGTAGAAAAAACATAATCGGTCACGGgaccaaatttaaataaaaaatacaataatattcAAACTAATACAGaggttaacttaaaaaaaaaattagtacaaAGGTTTATTACTTGCCTTTGAGACGTAGTGTTGTATTTCTCATTGATTTAGAGTTTGCAGCGACCTTACATTtcatttgatatattatgtaACAGTAtgtaataaagattaataaataattgaagaaacaaaaaattataagaaataaaagactttcatttttttaaatggtaactcaattgattaaattttgtgagacttttttttttaaaaaaatagttgattaaattcttttttaaaataaataaatttgatttcgCGGCCGAttgtgttttttctattcaaaactctcgacatattattttcaatctaaatataagAGTACTTAAGTTGGAATTgagatatgaaataattttaaagattaaaaattagaaattttgtagaaatttaataaaattataagatataaaataatttttttaacaacaaagattaagatttgacaagaaaatcaaaataataaaaatatatagagaatttaaaaaatatattacataagtACTAAACGAATAGAAGTACTtaattataaacacataataataataataataataataataataataataataataataataatagttagtcacaatatattattaatgttcGGATAcatttgttgtactttttatactttcggggactaaattttgtatttatctttCAGGGACGCATCTCTCAATAGAGTGGAAagacgaaaagtaaaaaaaaaaatattatgacaaatatgtccctATGCTGACAATCcacgttgacaatcattttagTGACAAATTTATCCCTGTGTGCCAC
Protein-coding sequences here:
- the LOC100777186 gene encoding GDSL esterase/lipase EXL3; the encoded protein is MKLPAFSSSPPPVHYCFLPSTTFKSLVRLTVLLLVVSSNKTKGAVELPPNVSVPAVLVFGDSIMDTGNNNNNLITSARCNFSPYGQDFMGGIPTGRFCNGKVPSDILVEELGIKEFLPAYLDPNLQLSELATGVCFASGGSGYDPLTSQTATAIPLSGQLDMFKEYIVKLKGHVGEDRTNFILANALFFVVLGSNDISNTYFLSHLRELQYDVPTYSDFMLNLASNFFKEIYQLGARRIAVLSAPPVGCVPFHRTLSGGIARKCVQKYNNAVVLFNDKLLKEINSLNQNLPNSRIVYLDVYNPLLDIIVNHQKYGYKVGDRGCCGTGNLEVALTCNHLDATCSNVLDYVFWDGFHPSESVYKKLVPAVLQKYIYQFA